A genome region from Paracoccus stylophorae includes the following:
- the lpdA gene encoding dihydrolipoyl dehydrogenase, whose amino-acid sequence MSTYDLIVIGAGPGGYVCAIRAAQLGLKVACVDGRDTLGGTCLNVGCIPSKALLHATHLLHESSHNFDRMGLTGGRVKVDWTKMQGYKAETVAGNTKGIEFLFKKNKIDWLKGWASIPEAGKVKIGDEVHETRHIVIATGSVPAPLKGVEVDNGSGVIVDSTGVLTLPKIPKTMVVIGAGVIGLELGSVYARLGTEVTVVEYLDTITPGMDGEVQKQFQKILSKQGLKFVLGAAVKGASVSRGKATVTHTLKKDDSEHQITADCVLVATGRLPTVEGLGLKELGVETTERGFVKIGKDWSTSVPGIHAIGDCVPGPMLAHKAEDEGMAVAEVIAGKHGHVNYDVIPSVIYTTPEVASVGLTEEAAKESGRKLRIGKFPFMGNARAKAMLQADGFVKLIADAETDRILGCHIIGPNAGDMIHEVCVAMEFGASAEDVALTCHAHPTTSEAVREAALACGDGAIHV is encoded by the coding sequence ATGTCCACCTATGATCTGATCGTGATCGGCGCCGGACCGGGCGGCTATGTCTGCGCCATCCGCGCCGCGCAGCTTGGCCTGAAGGTCGCCTGTGTCGACGGCCGCGACACGCTTGGCGGAACCTGCCTGAACGTGGGCTGCATCCCGTCCAAGGCGCTGTTGCATGCCACCCACCTTTTGCACGAAAGCAGCCACAATTTCGATCGGATGGGCCTGACCGGCGGCCGGGTCAAGGTCGACTGGACCAAGATGCAGGGCTACAAGGCGGAAACCGTGGCCGGCAACACCAAGGGCATCGAATTCCTGTTCAAGAAGAACAAGATCGACTGGCTGAAAGGCTGGGCCAGCATCCCCGAGGCGGGCAAGGTCAAGATCGGCGACGAGGTTCACGAAACCAGGCATATCGTGATCGCCACCGGCTCGGTCCCGGCGCCCCTGAAGGGGGTCGAGGTCGATAACGGCAGCGGCGTGATCGTCGATTCCACCGGCGTGCTGACGCTGCCGAAGATCCCCAAGACCATGGTCGTGATCGGCGCCGGCGTGATCGGGCTGGAACTGGGCTCGGTCTATGCGCGGCTGGGGACCGAGGTGACGGTGGTCGAGTATCTGGACACCATCACCCCCGGCATGGACGGCGAGGTGCAAAAGCAGTTCCAGAAGATCCTGTCCAAGCAGGGTCTGAAATTCGTCCTTGGCGCGGCGGTCAAGGGTGCCTCGGTGTCGCGCGGCAAGGCGACGGTCACGCATACGCTGAAGAAGGACGACAGCGAACACCAGATCACTGCCGATTGCGTGCTGGTCGCGACCGGCCGGCTGCCGACGGTCGAGGGGCTGGGCCTGAAAGAGCTGGGCGTCGAGACGACCGAGCGTGGCTTCGTGAAGATCGGCAAGGACTGGTCCACCAGCGTGCCCGGTATCCATGCCATCGGCGATTGCGTGCCCGGCCCGATGCTGGCCCACAAGGCCGAGGATGAGGGGATGGCGGTGGCCGAGGTGATCGCCGGCAAGCACGGGCACGTCAACTATGACGTCATTCCTAGCGTGATCTACACCACCCCCGAAGTCGCCAGCGTGGGCCTGACCGAAGAGGCTGCGAAGGAGTCGGGCCGCAAGCTGCGGATCGGCAAATTCCCGTTCATGGGCAACGCGCGCGCCAAGGCGATGTTGCAGGCCGACGGTTTCGTCAAGCTGATCGCGGATGCCGAGACCGACCGTATCCTGGGCTGCCACATCATCGGACCCAATGCCGGCGACATGATCCACGAGGTCTGCGTGGCAATGGAATTCGGCGCCTCGGCCGAGGATGTGGCGCTGACCTGCCACGCCCATCCGACCACGTCCGAGGCTGTGCGCGAGGCGGCACTGGCCTGCGGCGACGGCGCGATCCATGTCTGA
- a CDS encoding phosphoglycerate kinase, whose product MAQFKTIDDMDLDGKVVLTRVDLNVPVEDGRVTDATRIEKIVPTIRDIQQKGGIPVLLAHFDRPKGQRVDRMSLKQVVPALEQALGQDVVFADDCIGGPAKRAVAALQPGDVALLENTRFHAGEEANDPTFAASMAALGGAYVNDAFSAAHRAHASTEGLARLLPAGAGRLMEAELKALDAALGTPQRPVMAVVGGAKVSTKLDLLTNLIEKVDHLVIGGGMANTFLAARGIEIGTSLAERDMADTARAIMDKADARGCAIHLPLDIVVARQFKAGAESQVLPVDQCPADAMILDAGPDTVAAIEGAMEACRTLIWNGPLGAFEIEPFDRATNAAAQAAARLTREEQLVSVAGGGDTVAALNRAGVAGDFTFISTAGGAFLEWMEGKDLPGVSVLLE is encoded by the coding sequence ATGGCCCAGTTCAAGACAATCGACGACATGGATCTGGACGGGAAGGTCGTGCTGACCCGCGTCGATCTGAACGTCCCGGTCGAGGACGGGCGCGTGACCGATGCGACGCGGATCGAAAAGATCGTGCCGACGATCCGCGACATCCAGCAAAAGGGCGGCATCCCGGTGCTGCTGGCCCATTTCGACCGGCCCAAGGGACAGCGCGTGGACCGCATGAGCCTGAAGCAGGTGGTCCCGGCGCTGGAGCAGGCATTGGGACAGGACGTGGTCTTTGCCGATGACTGCATCGGCGGACCGGCCAAGCGCGCCGTGGCCGCCTTGCAGCCGGGCGATGTCGCGCTGCTGGAAAACACCCGCTTTCACGCCGGGGAAGAGGCGAACGATCCGACCTTTGCCGCCTCGATGGCCGCCTTGGGCGGCGCCTATGTCAACGATGCATTCTCGGCCGCCCATCGCGCCCATGCCTCGACCGAGGGGCTGGCGCGGCTGTTGCCGGCCGGCGCAGGGCGGCTGATGGAGGCCGAGCTGAAGGCGCTGGACGCGGCCCTGGGCACGCCGCAGCGGCCGGTGATGGCGGTGGTGGGCGGGGCCAAGGTCTCGACCAAGCTGGACCTGCTGACGAACCTGATCGAGAAGGTCGACCATCTGGTGATCGGCGGCGGCATGGCCAACACCTTTCTTGCCGCCAGGGGGATCGAGATCGGCACCTCGCTGGCCGAACGCGACATGGCCGACACCGCCCGCGCGATCATGGACAAGGCCGACGCGCGCGGCTGCGCGATCCATCTGCCGCTGGACATCGTGGTGGCCCGGCAGTTCAAGGCCGGTGCGGAAAGCCAGGTGCTGCCGGTCGATCAATGTCCTGCCGACGCCATGATCCTGGATGCCGGCCCCGATACGGTCGCGGCCATCGAGGGCGCGATGGAGGCGTGCCGGACCCTGATCTGGAACGGCCCGCTTGGCGCGTTCGAGATCGAACCCTTCGACCGTGCGACCAACGCCGCCGCGCAGGCCGCAGCCCGGCTGACGCGCGAGGAACAGCTGGTCTCGGTCGCGGGGGGCGGCGACACGGTCGCGGCGCTGAACCGCGCCGGCGTGGCGGGCGATTTCACCTTCATCTCGACCGCGGGCGGCGCCTTTCTGGAATGGATGGAGGGCAAGGACCTGCCGGGCGTTTCGGTGCTGCTGGAATAG
- a CDS encoding class I fructose-bisphosphate aldolase — protein MQMTDTVRRILANYEGETPGVKAQLARMLMTGKLAGTGKMIILPVDQGFEHGPARSFAPNPAGYDPHYHYQLAIDAGLNAFAAPLGMIEAGADSFAGQIPTILKVNSANSLMSDSAGKNQAITASVDDALRLGCAAIGFTIYPGSDMALEMFEEIVEMRREAAAKGVATVIWSYPRGEAITKDGETAIDIAAYAAQIAALIGAHIIKIKLSTDHLMLPEAKKVYEDKQIDVSTQAKRVEHCMQAAFAGRRIVVFSGGAAKGADAVYDDARAIRDGGGNGSIIGRNSFQRSREDALDMLGKLVDIYKGA, from the coding sequence ATGCAGATGACCGATACGGTGCGGCGGATTCTGGCCAATTACGAGGGCGAGACGCCGGGTGTGAAGGCGCAGCTGGCGCGCATGCTGATGACCGGCAAGCTGGCCGGCACCGGCAAGATGATCATCCTGCCGGTCGATCAGGGCTTCGAACACGGCCCGGCCCGCAGCTTTGCCCCCAATCCGGCCGGCTATGACCCGCATTACCATTACCAGCTTGCCATCGACGCGGGGCTGAACGCCTTTGCCGCGCCGCTTGGCATGATCGAGGCGGGCGCCGACAGCTTTGCCGGTCAGATCCCGACCATCCTCAAGGTCAACAGCGCCAACAGCCTGATGTCGGACAGCGCCGGCAAGAACCAGGCGATCACCGCCAGCGTGGACGACGCGCTGCGTCTGGGCTGCGCCGCCATCGGCTTTACCATCTATCCGGGCAGCGACATGGCGCTGGAGATGTTCGAGGAGATCGTCGAGATGCGCCGCGAGGCCGCGGCCAAGGGCGTGGCGACCGTGATCTGGTCCTATCCGCGCGGCGAGGCGATCACAAAGGACGGCGAGACCGCCATCGACATCGCGGCCTATGCCGCCCAGATCGCGGCGCTGATCGGCGCGCATATCATCAAGATCAAGCTGTCCACCGACCACCTGATGCTGCCCGAGGCGAAAAAGGTCTATGAGGACAAGCAGATCGACGTCTCGACCCAGGCAAAACGCGTCGAACATTGCATGCAGGCGGCCTTTGCGGGTCGCCGGATCGTGGTGTTCTCGGGCGGGGCGGCCAAGGGCGCGGATGCGGTCTATGACGATGCCCGCGCGATCCGCGACGGCGGCGGCAATGGCAGCATCATCGGACGCAACAGCTTTCAGCGGTCGCGCGAGGATGCGCTGGACATGCTGGGCAAGCTGGTCGACATCTACAAGGGTGCCTGA
- a CDS encoding ASKHA domain-containing protein, protein MADEPLVIFTPSGKRGRVPSGTPVLEAARRLGVDLDSVCGGRGICSRCQIDPGRGAFPKHGVTVTEQALSPFNEVEARYDRIRGLKPGRRLGCQARILSDAVIDVPPESQLHRQVIRKSAAERVMAMDPVVRPFFVEVPEPDLADPTGDFQRLSQALSAQWGIEGLRADLPVLARIQQVLRKAGWKATAVVRQDGQGAPLLIDLLPGLLEGPLFGLAIDLGSTTIAGHLVALDDGRVLASSGLMNPQIRFGEDLMSRVSYAMMNEGGAAEMTDAVRAGLGQLAQTLADEAAVAPARIVDAVIVCNPVMHHLMLGIDPVELGQAPFAPATSDSMTVPAPDIGLGIAAAARAYVLPIIAGHVGADAAAVVLSEQPQNADAPVLIVDVGTNAEIVLGDRSRVLACSSPTGPAFEGAQISAGQRAAPGAIERVRIDPATKEPRIRIIGVDLWSDEPGFAQAAATTGITGICGSGIIEAVAEMRMAGIVDASGLIGAADRTGTARCVPQGRTHAYVLHDATDSGGSLIAVTQGDIRAIQLAKSALHGGARLLMDEFGIDRPDRIVLAGAFGAHISPLHALVLGMIPDCPPDRVTSAGNAAGTGARIALCSRAARAEIEDQVTRITRVETAIAPRFQEHFVAANAIPHATDPFAALAETVTLPDVAFNSGATADRPRRRRR, encoded by the coding sequence ATGGCGGACGAACCCCTTGTCATCTTCACGCCCTCGGGCAAGCGCGGGCGCGTGCCCTCGGGCACCCCGGTTCTTGAGGCGGCGCGGCGTCTGGGCGTCGATCTGGATTCGGTGTGCGGCGGGCGCGGGATCTGTTCCAGATGCCAGATCGACCCCGGCCGGGGCGCCTTTCCCAAGCATGGCGTCACCGTGACCGAACAGGCATTGTCGCCCTTCAACGAGGTCGAGGCGCGATACGACCGGATTCGCGGCCTGAAGCCGGGGCGGCGACTGGGGTGTCAGGCGCGCATCCTGTCGGATGCCGTGATCGACGTGCCGCCCGAAAGCCAGCTGCACCGCCAGGTCATCCGCAAATCCGCGGCCGAGCGGGTGATGGCGATGGACCCGGTCGTGCGGCCGTTCTTTGTCGAGGTGCCCGAGCCCGATCTGGCCGATCCCACCGGCGATTTCCAGCGCCTGTCGCAGGCCCTGTCGGCGCAATGGGGGATCGAGGGTCTGCGCGCCGATCTGCCGGTTCTGGCCCGCATCCAGCAGGTGCTGCGCAAGGCGGGCTGGAAGGCGACGGCGGTGGTGCGCCAGGACGGGCAGGGCGCGCCGCTGCTGATCGACCTGCTGCCGGGATTGCTGGAGGGGCCGCTGTTCGGGCTGGCCATCGACCTGGGATCGACGACGATAGCGGGGCATCTGGTGGCGCTGGATGACGGGCGGGTTCTGGCCTCATCAGGGCTGATGAACCCGCAGATCCGCTTTGGCGAGGATCTGATGAGCCGCGTCAGCTATGCCATGATGAACGAGGGCGGGGCGGCCGAGATGACGGACGCCGTGCGCGCGGGGCTGGGCCAGCTGGCGCAGACGCTGGCCGATGAGGCGGCGGTCGCGCCGGCGCGGATCGTCGATGCGGTGATCGTCTGCAACCCGGTCATGCATCACCTGATGCTGGGGATCGACCCGGTCGAGCTGGGGCAGGCGCCGTTCGCGCCGGCGACCTCGGATTCGATGACCGTGCCTGCGCCCGACATCGGGCTGGGGATCGCCGCAGCCGCCCGCGCCTATGTGCTGCCGATTATCGCCGGCCATGTCGGCGCGGACGCGGCCGCAGTGGTGCTGTCCGAACAGCCGCAGAACGCGGACGCGCCGGTGCTGATCGTCGATGTAGGCACCAATGCAGAGATCGTGCTGGGCGACCGCAGCCGGGTTCTGGCCTGTTCCTCGCCCACCGGCCCGGCATTCGAGGGCGCGCAGATCAGTGCCGGCCAGCGCGCCGCGCCCGGCGCGATCGAACGGGTGCGGATCGACCCGGCGACGAAGGAACCGCGCATCCGCATCATCGGCGTCGATCTGTGGTCCGATGAGCCGGGCTTTGCCCAGGCCGCCGCGACGACCGGCATCACCGGCATCTGCGGGTCGGGGATCATCGAGGCGGTGGCCGAGATGCGGATGGCGGGCATCGTCGATGCCAGCGGGCTGATCGGCGCGGCCGACCGGACCGGCACGGCGCGCTGCGTGCCGCAGGGGCGCACCCATGCCTATGTGCTGCATGACGCGACCGATTCGGGCGGGTCCCTGATCGCGGTCACGCAGGGCGATATCCGGGCGATCCAGCTAGCGAAATCGGCGCTGCATGGGGGGGCGCGGCTGCTGATGGATGAATTCGGCATCGACCGGCCCGACCGGATCGTGCTGGCCGGCGCGTTCGGGGCCCATATCTCTCCGCTGCACGCGCTGGTTCTGGGGATGATTCCGGATTGCCCGCCGGACCGGGTGACCAGTGCGGGCAACGCGGCCGGGACAGGCGCGCGGATCGCGCTGTGTTCGCGGGCAGCACGCGCCGAGATCGAGGATCAGGTGACCCGCATCACCCGGGTCGAAACCGCGATCGCGCCGCGCTTTCAGGAACATTTCGTCGCGGCGAACGCCATTCCGCACGCGACCGACCCGTTCGCGGCGCTGGCCGAAACCGTGACCCTGCCCGATGTCGCCTTCAATTCCGGGGCCACAGCCGACCGCCCACGTCGCCGCCGACGCTAG
- the odhB gene encoding 2-oxoglutarate dehydrogenase complex dihydrolipoyllysine-residue succinyltransferase, which produces MTTEVRVPALGESVTEATIATWFKKPGDAVEVDEMLCELETDKVTVEVPSPAAGTLAEIVAAEGETVGVDALLAQIDETGKATGDTSGGGKSADDEADDDNAQEKTGGDAPKATEKPQADQKADKSPEGQKDMSGKSVDVMVPALGESVTEATVATWFKKVGDQVEADEMLCELETDKVSVEVPAPAAGVLSEIVAEEGATVEANAKLAVIAEGASGDAPRPAAPEEKAKNAGPEEMKPRSEEDQRKEREDIEDSPAARKAMAEKGIDRDQVQGSGRDGRVMKEDVAKAKSGDDTPARAPAAPASADQADREERVRMTRLRQTIARRLKDAQNTAAMLTTYNEADMSAIMALRSEYKDAFEKKHKVKLGFMSFFVKACCHALREVPEVNAEIDGTDVVYKNYVNMGVAVGTPQGLVVPVVKDADARSFAEIEQEIGDLGTRARDGKLSMDDMQGGTFTISNGGVYGSLMSSPILNPPQSGILGMHKIQDRPVVVGGEIVIRPMMYLALSYDHRVVDGKGAVTFLVRVKEALEDPRRLLMDL; this is translated from the coding sequence ATGACCACCGAAGTCCGCGTGCCCGCATTGGGCGAATCCGTCACCGAGGCTACCATCGCCACCTGGTTCAAGAAGCCGGGCGATGCCGTCGAGGTCGATGAAATGCTGTGCGAGCTGGAAACCGACAAGGTCACGGTCGAGGTTCCCAGCCCCGCCGCCGGCACCCTGGCCGAGATCGTCGCGGCCGAGGGCGAGACGGTCGGCGTCGATGCGCTGCTGGCCCAGATCGACGAAACCGGCAAGGCCACCGGCGACACCTCCGGCGGCGGCAAATCCGCCGACGACGAGGCCGACGACGACAACGCCCAGGAAAAAACCGGCGGCGACGCGCCGAAAGCCACCGAAAAACCGCAGGCCGACCAGAAGGCCGACAAAAGCCCGGAGGGACAGAAGGACATGAGCGGGAAATCCGTTGACGTGATGGTGCCGGCGCTTGGCGAAAGCGTGACCGAGGCGACCGTGGCGACATGGTTCAAGAAGGTCGGCGATCAGGTCGAGGCCGACGAGATGCTGTGCGAACTGGAAACCGACAAGGTCTCGGTCGAGGTTCCGGCACCGGCCGCGGGCGTTCTGTCCGAAATCGTCGCCGAAGAAGGCGCGACGGTCGAGGCCAACGCAAAGCTCGCCGTCATCGCCGAAGGCGCAAGCGGCGACGCGCCCCGCCCCGCCGCCCCCGAGGAAAAGGCCAAGAATGCCGGCCCCGAGGAAATGAAGCCGCGCAGCGAGGAAGACCAGCGCAAGGAACGCGAAGATATCGAGGATTCGCCCGCCGCCCGCAAGGCGATGGCCGAAAAGGGCATCGACCGCGATCAGGTGCAGGGATCGGGCCGCGACGGCCGCGTGATGAAAGAGGATGTGGCCAAGGCCAAATCCGGCGACGACACGCCCGCACGCGCCCCCGCCGCCCCCGCCTCGGCCGATCAGGCCGACCGCGAGGAACGGGTGCGCATGACCCGCCTGCGCCAGACCATCGCCCGCCGGCTGAAGGACGCGCAGAACACCGCCGCGATGCTGACCACCTATAACGAGGCCGACATGTCGGCCATCATGGCGCTGCGCAGCGAATACAAGGATGCGTTCGAAAAGAAGCACAAGGTCAAGCTGGGCTTCATGTCCTTCTTCGTGAAGGCGTGCTGCCACGCCCTGCGCGAGGTGCCCGAGGTCAACGCCGAGATCGACGGCACCGATGTCGTCTACAAGAACTATGTCAACATGGGCGTCGCGGTGGGCACGCCGCAGGGCCTTGTCGTGCCGGTCGTCAAGGATGCCGACGCCCGCAGCTTTGCCGAGATCGAGCAGGAGATCGGCGATCTGGGCACCCGCGCCCGCGACGGCAAGCTGTCGATGGACGACATGCAGGGCGGCACGTTCACCATCTCGAATGGCGGCGTCTATGGCTCGCTGATGTCCTCGCCGATCCTGAACCCGCCGCAATCGGGGATCCTTGGCATGCACAAGATCCAGGACCGCCCCGTGGTCGTCGGCGGCGAGATCGTCATCCGGCCGATGATGTATCTGGCGCTCAGCTATGACCACCGGGTCGTGGACGGCAAGGGCGCGGTGACCTTCCTCGTCCGCGTGAAAGAGGCGCTGGAAGACCCGCGCCGCCTGCTGATGGATCTGTGA
- a CDS encoding peptidylprolyl isomerase: MAEIKDPENTVIIQLKDGPVVVELLSDVAPKHAERMKELARAGKYDNVAFHRVIDGFMAQTGDVEHANMEKDYNPGRAGTGGSDLPDLPAEFSKLPHDRGTLGAARSQNPDSANSQFFINFKDNHFLNGQYTVYGRVIDGMEHVDKIARGEPPASPDRMISVKVAADA; the protein is encoded by the coding sequence ATGGCCGAGATCAAGGATCCCGAGAACACTGTCATCATCCAGCTGAAGGACGGCCCCGTCGTCGTCGAGCTGCTGTCCGACGTGGCGCCCAAGCACGCCGAACGGATGAAGGAACTGGCCCGCGCCGGCAAATACGACAACGTGGCGTTTCACCGTGTGATCGACGGGTTCATGGCGCAGACCGGCGATGTCGAACACGCGAACATGGAAAAGGACTACAATCCCGGCCGCGCGGGCACCGGCGGGTCCGACCTGCCCGACCTTCCGGCCGAGTTTTCCAAGCTGCCGCACGATCGCGGCACCCTGGGCGCGGCGCGGTCGCAGAACCCCGACAGCGCCAACAGCCAGTTCTTCATCAACTTCAAGGACAATCATTTCCTGAACGGGCAGTACACCGTCTATGGGCGGGTGATCGACGGGATGGAACATGTCGACAAGATCGCGCGGGGCGAACCGCCCGCCTCTCCGGACCGGATGATCTCGGTCAAGGTGGCCGCCGATGCGTAA
- a CDS encoding MAPEG family protein — MTPELTVLALACLLQCAQFVSIAIPANMQIGTDYMASPRDTDPPRELSVSAGRLRRAFLNHFEGLTLFAPAALIIAVSAQSTGFTAACAWAYLIARIVYVPAYVLGWTPWRSLIWAVGFAATLLMLLAALV; from the coding sequence ATGACCCCGGAACTGACCGTCCTGGCGCTGGCCTGCCTGCTGCAATGCGCGCAGTTCGTGTCGATCGCGATCCCCGCGAACATGCAGATCGGCACCGACTACATGGCCAGCCCGCGCGACACCGATCCGCCGCGCGAATTGTCGGTCAGCGCCGGTCGTCTGCGCCGCGCTTTTCTGAACCATTTCGAGGGGTTGACCCTGTTCGCACCGGCCGCGCTGATCATCGCCGTCAGCGCCCAATCGACCGGGTTCACGGCCGCCTGCGCCTGGGCCTACCTGATCGCGCGCATCGTCTATGTCCCGGCCTATGTGCTGGGATGGACGCCGTGGCGTTCGCTGATCTGGGCGGTGGGCTTTGCCGCCACGCTGCTGATGCTGCTGGCCGCCCTGGTCTGA
- a CDS encoding peptidylprolyl isomerase — protein sequence MRKLVLISTFAAFGGVTAHAQVPAPQHEDGPGPNMVIQVADAEGNDKGTITLDLLADRAPNHVERLVELAKSGAYDGVVFHRVIDGFMAQTGDVQYGKQGGDTAMAGMGGSDLPDLKAEFSDIPFQPGTVGMARSQDPNSANSQFFIDLAPATFLDGQYTVVGQLIDGWDVLTSIKTGAEDQNGAVEAPDYMAKVMIEE from the coding sequence ATGCGTAAGCTGGTCCTGATTTCCACATTCGCCGCGTTCGGCGGGGTCACCGCCCACGCACAGGTTCCCGCGCCCCAGCACGAGGACGGGCCGGGGCCGAACATGGTCATCCAGGTCGCCGACGCCGAGGGCAACGACAAGGGCACGATCACGCTGGATCTGCTGGCCGACCGGGCGCCGAACCATGTCGAGCGGCTGGTCGAGCTGGCGAAGTCGGGCGCCTATGACGGGGTGGTGTTCCACCGCGTGATCGACGGCTTCATGGCCCAGACCGGCGATGTCCAGTATGGCAAGCAGGGCGGCGACACGGCGATGGCCGGGATGGGCGGGTCCGACCTGCCCGACCTGAAGGCCGAGTTCAGCGACATTCCGTTCCAGCCCGGCACCGTCGGCATGGCCCGGTCGCAGGACCCCAACAGCGCCAACAGCCAGTTCTTCATCGACCTTGCCCCGGCCACCTTCCTTGACGGACAATATACCGTCGTGGGCCAGCTGATCGACGGGTGGGACGTGCTGACGTCGATCAAGACGGGCGCGGAAGACCAGAACGGCGCGGTCGAGGCACCCGATTACATGGCCAAGGTCATGATCGAGGAATAG
- a CDS encoding lytic transglycosylase domain-containing protein: MSDTDAGALPPRPRDISTPKMGRRGALLATLAVAACGAGGKRAESPAATGLYPNETPYLRSRINFWAGQYDVPVTLIQRVVIRESRHRPQARNGPYYGLMQILPQTAQTMGYRGPAAGLLDADTNLRFGVKYLRGAWLVAEGDPDDAVGWYARGYYYEAKRKGLLKRTGLRR; this comes from the coding sequence ATGTCTGACACGGATGCGGGGGCGCTGCCCCCGCGCCCCCGGGATATTTCGACACCGAAGATGGGCCGGCGCGGCGCGTTGCTGGCGACGCTGGCGGTTGCGGCCTGCGGCGCGGGCGGCAAGCGTGCGGAAAGCCCGGCCGCCACGGGGCTGTATCCGAACGAGACGCCCTATCTGCGATCGCGCATCAATTTCTGGGCCGGGCAGTATGACGTTCCGGTCACGCTGATCCAGCGCGTCGTGATCCGCGAATCGCGCCACCGGCCCCAGGCGCGCAACGGTCCCTATTACGGCCTGATGCAGATCCTGCCGCAGACCGCGCAGACGATGGGCTATCGCGGCCCGGCCGCGGGGCTTCTGGATGCCGACACCAATCTGCGCTTTGGCGTCAAATATCTGCGCGGCGCGTGGCTGGTGGCCGAGGGCGATCCGGACGATGCGGTCGGGTGGTATGCGCGCGGCTACTATTACGAGGCGAAGCGCAAGGGATTGCTGAAGCGGACCGGGCTGCGCCGCTAG